A genomic region of Sulfobacillus acidophilus DSM 10332 contains the following coding sequences:
- a CDS encoding monosaccharide ABC transporter membrane protein, CUT2 family (PFAM: Branched-chain amino acid transport system / permease component~COGs: COG1172 Ribose/xylose/arabinose/galactoside ABC-type transport systems permease components~InterPro IPR001851~KEGG: acr:Acry_2601 monosaccharide-transporting ATPase~PFAM: Bacterial inner-membrane translocator~SPTR: Monosaccharide ABC transporter membrane protein, CUT2 family) produces MVSQQLRTDTKSAPHAPKTLGQGLGRIFRQRESGIAIVAVLLIIVFQLLNNSFLSLANLKVVFQLSAEIAIVAVAEVMVMVLGEIDLSVGNVFAFSPFIMYFAYQAGMPLILAVVAGLVAALAVGLVNGLLHVKLKVPSFIATLATLYAVKGLTLVISNGYPVTTPGSGWLTGLLGASPWAIVWWAVIVAAVWHFLLKHNKFGIYTIAVGSNAVGSREVGIPTDRIRMVNFVLAALLGGLVGIVESFHVQSIDPLAGGTSILLQGIAAAVIGGTALTGGSGTIVGAVIGSIVIASLNDGMNLLGVNAYLFDVVLGIAIGIAMILNIRMMGVRGGRQ; encoded by the coding sequence GTGGTGTCGCAACAATTACGCACCGACACAAAATCCGCCCCTCACGCACCAAAGACGTTGGGTCAGGGGCTCGGTCGGATATTTCGGCAACGGGAAAGCGGCATTGCCATTGTGGCGGTGTTGTTAATTATTGTGTTTCAACTGCTGAACAATTCGTTCTTAAGCCTGGCCAACCTCAAAGTGGTCTTTCAGCTCTCGGCGGAAATCGCCATTGTCGCGGTGGCGGAAGTAATGGTCATGGTGTTGGGGGAAATTGACTTGTCGGTGGGAAACGTCTTCGCGTTTTCCCCCTTTATCATGTATTTTGCCTATCAAGCCGGCATGCCTCTGATTCTGGCGGTGGTCGCCGGATTGGTTGCGGCATTGGCCGTGGGTTTGGTCAACGGGTTATTGCATGTGAAACTCAAGGTCCCGTCCTTTATTGCCACGCTGGCCACGTTGTACGCGGTCAAAGGGCTTACCCTGGTGATTTCCAACGGCTATCCGGTCACCACCCCGGGATCGGGGTGGCTCACCGGACTATTAGGGGCATCCCCTTGGGCGATTGTCTGGTGGGCCGTGATTGTGGCGGCCGTTTGGCACTTCTTGCTCAAGCATAATAAGTTCGGGATTTATACTATTGCGGTCGGCAGTAACGCCGTGGGGAGTCGGGAAGTCGGAATTCCTACGGATCGCATTCGAATGGTGAATTTTGTCTTGGCCGCCTTACTCGGGGGGCTGGTGGGGATTGTAGAGTCCTTTCATGTGCAATCGATTGATCCGTTGGCCGGCGGCACCAGTATCCTGCTGCAGGGCATTGCCGCGGCGGTGATTGGGGGCACCGCGCTCACGGGCGGTTCGGGCACGATTGTGGGGGCGGTCATCGGATCGATCGTGATTGCGTCCCTCAATGACGGGATGAATTTACTGGGAGTCAACGCCTATCTCTTCGACGTCGTACTCGGCATTGCCATCGGCATTGCCATGATTCTCAATATCCGGATGATGGGAGTCAGGGGGGGACGGCAATGA
- a CDS encoding monosaccharide ABC transporter substrate-binding protein, CUT2 family (PFAM: family~COGs: COG1879 ABC-type sugar transport system periplasmic component~InterPro IPR006311~KEGG: bge:BC1002_6602 ABC-type sugar transport system periplasmic component-like protein~SPTR: ABC-type sugar transport system periplasmic component-like protein) — MSEMEDKGIIGPVSRRGLLKGALVGGATLVGGGLLSACGSTTSVAASGGGLDYPAHPKWHFVFVNHVTTNPFFVPTQYGIQDACKLVGCTYSWTGSETSQVSEMVNAIETAIASHADGIATSIIAPEAFNGPIQQAIAAGIPVVAYNATVSPNPAMSYIGQDLYVAGQQMGQKILSLVPPGSHIGLFIATPGSANIQPRIDGAIAAIKAAGNPITYDVVATGALVSQELSAVQSWYLGHKSAKGMFAVDAGSTQSVGQVMQQFNLPAQGWHAGGFDLLPLTLKLINTGYLDFTIDQQPYEQGFYPVMQLYLYKLSGGLMSPDDTETGLKFITKKNVGLYLKTESRFEGSTAKELDLANI; from the coding sequence ATGAGTGAAATGGAGGACAAAGGGATTATTGGGCCGGTATCCCGGCGGGGACTTTTGAAGGGCGCCTTGGTCGGTGGCGCCACTTTGGTCGGGGGCGGTCTTTTAAGCGCATGCGGAAGTACAACGAGTGTGGCGGCTTCGGGCGGCGGTTTGGATTATCCCGCGCATCCGAAATGGCATTTTGTGTTTGTCAATCATGTGACTACCAATCCGTTTTTCGTACCGACCCAATACGGCATTCAAGACGCGTGTAAATTGGTCGGGTGCACGTATTCTTGGACCGGTTCGGAAACCAGCCAGGTGAGTGAGATGGTTAACGCCATCGAGACCGCCATCGCGAGTCATGCCGACGGCATCGCGACGTCGATTATCGCTCCCGAAGCCTTTAACGGGCCGATTCAACAAGCGATTGCGGCGGGCATTCCCGTGGTCGCGTATAATGCGACGGTCTCGCCCAACCCGGCCATGTCTTATATTGGACAAGACCTCTATGTAGCCGGTCAACAAATGGGGCAAAAAATTCTTTCTTTAGTGCCGCCAGGCAGTCACATCGGCCTCTTCATCGCCACGCCGGGTTCGGCGAATATTCAGCCGCGTATCGATGGGGCGATTGCGGCCATCAAAGCGGCCGGTAATCCGATTACGTATGACGTGGTGGCCACCGGTGCGCTCGTCTCACAAGAATTGAGCGCGGTACAAAGTTGGTACTTGGGACATAAATCGGCTAAAGGGATGTTTGCGGTGGATGCCGGGAGCACCCAGAGCGTGGGACAGGTCATGCAGCAATTTAATCTGCCCGCTCAAGGGTGGCATGCCGGGGGATTTGACTTGTTGCCGTTGACCCTGAAATTAATTAACACCGGCTACCTCGACTTTACCATCGACCAGCAGCCCTATGAACAAGGCTTTTACCCGGTTATGCAATTGTACTTGTACAAGTTGTCGGGCGGCTTAATGAGTCCAGACGATACGGAAACCGGACTTAAGTTTATTACCAAGAAAAATGTCGGCCTCTATCTGAAGACCGAAAGCCGGTTTGAGGGCAGCACCGCGAAGGAATTGGATCTGGCCAATATCTAG
- a CDS encoding transcriptional regulator, GntR family with LacI sensor (PFAM: Bacterial regulatory proteins, gntR family; family~COGs: COG1609 Transcriptional regulators~InterPro IPR000524:IPR001761~KEGG: bae:BATR1942_14970 AraR protein~PFAM: HTH transcriptional regulator, GntR; Periplasmic binding protein/LacI transcriptional regulator~SMART: HTH transcriptional regulator, GntR~SPTR: AraR) produces the protein MPQPRIPQYITIANELRQIILQGGQAGEQIPTESDLMTRYGVSRHTVRQALNQLVHENLLVRVPGRGTFVAEPPPSIPAPTATQNLVAVIMTYISDYIFPSIIRGIERQLREHGFNLLLLSTQNQFDLERRALETALAQGCRGIIFEPVKSTMPNPNRDLYQHIYAEGLPVVMLHAEPAGFPAFHTILFDDLAGAQLITEHVLSQGHRALGGIFKIDDKQGVSRLKGYIAALNHRHLAFNPDTVSLFTTESKDIVTKEYVRARFGERADSPTAVVCYNDDIAVRLVKSLRAAGLRVPADVSVVGFDDSPLATVTHPELTTIRHPQEKMGRLAADDLLRMIQENPPRAQEGTRIVLPADLVVRHSVAAIRLSGKMA, from the coding sequence ATGCCGCAACCACGCATTCCCCAATACATCACGATCGCTAACGAACTACGGCAAATTATTTTGCAGGGAGGGCAAGCCGGCGAACAGATTCCGACAGAAAGCGACTTGATGACGCGCTATGGGGTGAGTCGGCATACCGTACGCCAGGCCCTAAACCAGCTCGTCCACGAAAATCTCTTGGTTCGCGTGCCGGGGCGTGGCACCTTTGTGGCGGAGCCGCCCCCGTCAATCCCGGCCCCCACGGCCACCCAGAACTTGGTCGCCGTCATCATGACCTATATTTCGGATTACATTTTCCCCTCGATAATCAGGGGCATCGAGAGACAACTCCGCGAACACGGATTTAATCTCTTATTGCTCAGTACCCAGAACCAATTTGACCTCGAGCGCCGAGCGCTGGAAACGGCATTGGCCCAAGGGTGCCGCGGCATCATTTTTGAACCGGTCAAAAGCACCATGCCGAATCCTAACCGGGATCTGTACCAACACATTTATGCCGAGGGCTTGCCGGTGGTCATGTTGCATGCGGAACCCGCGGGCTTTCCGGCCTTTCATACCATCTTGTTTGACGACTTGGCCGGCGCCCAGCTCATCACCGAGCACGTGCTGTCGCAAGGCCACCGGGCCCTAGGCGGGATCTTTAAAATTGACGACAAGCAGGGCGTATCCCGGTTGAAAGGATACATCGCCGCGTTAAATCACCGTCATCTGGCGTTTAACCCGGATACCGTCTCGTTATTTACCACCGAATCGAAAGATATTGTCACGAAAGAATATGTCCGGGCGCGCTTCGGGGAGCGGGCGGATTCCCCGACCGCGGTCGTCTGCTATAACGACGATATTGCCGTTCGCCTGGTTAAAAGCCTGCGGGCGGCCGGGCTCAGGGTGCCTGCCGATGTGTCCGTCGTCGGATTTGACGATTCGCCGTTGGCCACCGTGACCCACCCCGAACTGACGACCATTCGCCATCCGCAGGAAAAGATGGGGCGGTTGGCCGCCGACGACTTATTGCGGATGATTCAGGAAAACCCGCCGCGAGCACAGGAAGGCACACGGATCGTATTACCCGCCGATCTCGTCGTCCGCCACTCGGTGGCCGCTATTCGCTTGTCGGGCAAAATGGCGTAG
- a CDS encoding UDP-galactose 4-epimerase (PFAM: NAD dependent epimerase/dehydratase family~TIGRFAM: UDP-glucose-4-epimerase~COGs: COG1087 UDP-glucose 4-epimerase~InterPro IPR005886:IPR001509~KEGG: bse:Bsel_0420 UDP-glucose 4-epimerase~PFAM: NAD-dependent epimerase/dehydratase~PRIAM: UDP-glucose 4-epimerase~SPTR: UDP-glucose 4-epimerase;~TIGRFAM: UDP-glucose 4-epimerase), which produces MRILVTGGAGYIGSHTVSVLVDHGHDVTVVDNLTTGHRESLAPFAGVRLVTADIRDSERMTAVLRQQDIDAVIHFAALSLVGHSMTDPLAYYHNNVGGTERLLSAMKDAGVSRLVFSSTAAVYGEPMSVPIAEDAPTRPTNPYGETKRVIENMLAWAYQAHRLTSVSLRYFNAAGAHPNLPLGEDHHPETHLIPRVLQAALRNEPVPVYGTDYPTPDGTAVRDYIHVLDLAEAHRLALEWLEHHPGAHAFNLGNGQGFSVRQVIDAARLVTQQDIPVTYGPRRAGDPAQLVASVERAQQWLGWTPRLSDLTTIVQTAWDWHRRHPWGY; this is translated from the coding sequence ATGAGGATATTGGTGACCGGCGGGGCAGGCTATATCGGGAGCCATACCGTCAGTGTGTTGGTTGATCATGGGCATGACGTGACGGTGGTGGATAACCTGACCACCGGCCATCGGGAATCGTTGGCGCCTTTTGCCGGGGTGCGGCTGGTAACGGCCGACATCCGGGACAGCGAGCGAATGACAGCTGTTTTGAGGCAACAGGACATCGACGCGGTCATTCATTTTGCCGCCTTGTCGCTGGTCGGGCACAGTATGACCGACCCGTTGGCCTACTATCACAACAATGTCGGAGGGACCGAACGGTTATTATCGGCAATGAAAGACGCCGGCGTGTCCCGTCTGGTCTTTTCCTCCACCGCGGCCGTTTATGGGGAACCGATGTCGGTTCCGATTGCCGAAGACGCCCCCACGCGGCCGACCAATCCTTATGGGGAGACCAAACGGGTCATTGAGAACATGTTGGCTTGGGCGTATCAAGCCCACCGGCTCACATCCGTCTCGTTACGGTACTTTAACGCCGCCGGGGCGCACCCGAACCTTCCCCTGGGGGAAGATCATCATCCGGAAACCCATTTGATTCCCCGCGTATTACAAGCTGCTTTGCGAAACGAGCCGGTTCCCGTGTATGGCACCGATTATCCGACGCCTGACGGCACGGCGGTACGCGATTACATTCATGTGTTGGATTTGGCGGAAGCACACCGTTTGGCCCTCGAATGGCTGGAGCACCATCCCGGCGCCCACGCCTTTAATTTAGGCAACGGCCAGGGTTTTTCGGTTCGCCAAGTGATCGATGCCGCCCGGTTGGTCACCCAACAGGATATTCCGGTCACCTATGGGCCGCGCCGGGCAGGCGACCCCGCCCAATTGGTGGCTTCGGTCGAACGGGCACAACAATGGTTGGGCTGGACCCCGCGGCTTTCCGACTTGACGACGATTGTGCAAACGGCGTGGGATTGGCATCGCCGCCATCCCTGGGGCTATTAA
- a CDS encoding galactokinase (PFAM: Galactokinase galactose-binding signature; GHMP kinases C terminal; GHMP kinases N terminal domain~TIGRFAM: galactokinase~COGs: COG0153 Galactokinase~InterPro IPR000705:IPR019539:IPR006204:IPR013750~KEGG: aac:Aaci_2325 galactokinase~PFAM: Galactokinase galactose-binding domain; GHMP kinase; GHMP kinase, C-terminal~PRIAM: Galactokinase~SPTR: Galactokinase;~TIGRFAM: Galactokinase): MTRTTGISLRERFLRFSPGPWSEVKGAFSPGRVNLIGEHTDYNGGYVLPAAIQAGTWCWARPRADHRWRFFSESARQVVTVTESELSLREDRGFGNYPAGVVWAMRQHGWAISGADIYYVGNLPQGAGLSSSASLEVVTAFVLAEISGLSLDRVTLATIAHEAETQYVGVPCGIMDQMAVALAEPGHAISLSAATLAYESVPVPLDGLKIVVTNSNKPHHLVQSPYQARRQECDHILASLRSAGWPITYLAKLTPDDYDRALAIVTDPVLRRRLHHVIWENQRARLAPGLLMQARLAEFGEWMRRSHESLRDDYEVTGPELDTLAESAWLVPGCIGSRMTGAGFGGSTVSLVETAALDRFQATVGERYRRRFGYDPTFLVTDLGPGVHAVNGEEWQA; encoded by the coding sequence ATGACTAGGACGACCGGGATTTCCCTCCGCGAGCGGTTTTTAAGGTTTTCGCCCGGACCCTGGAGCGAAGTGAAGGGAGCCTTTTCGCCGGGGCGGGTGAATTTAATCGGGGAACATACCGACTATAACGGGGGCTACGTACTGCCGGCGGCCATACAGGCAGGCACCTGGTGCTGGGCGCGGCCGCGCGCGGATCACCGCTGGCGGTTTTTTTCGGAATCCGCCCGGCAGGTGGTCACCGTCACGGAATCGGAACTCAGTTTGCGAGAGGACCGAGGATTTGGCAATTACCCGGCCGGCGTGGTGTGGGCCATGCGGCAGCACGGCTGGGCTATTTCGGGAGCGGATATCTATTATGTGGGCAATTTGCCGCAAGGAGCGGGTCTTTCTTCCTCGGCCTCTTTAGAGGTGGTGACGGCTTTCGTCCTGGCCGAAATCAGTGGATTATCGCTCGATCGGGTGACGTTGGCTACGATTGCCCATGAGGCGGAAACCCAATATGTCGGCGTACCGTGCGGAATTATGGATCAAATGGCCGTGGCGTTGGCCGAACCCGGTCACGCGATATCGTTGTCGGCGGCGACGCTGGCCTATGAATCAGTGCCCGTACCGTTGGACGGGTTGAAAATTGTCGTGACCAACAGCAACAAGCCGCACCATCTCGTCCAATCGCCCTATCAGGCCCGTCGGCAGGAGTGCGACCACATTCTGGCCTCTTTACGCTCGGCCGGGTGGCCCATCACCTATTTGGCGAAATTGACGCCCGACGATTACGACCGGGCCCTCGCCATCGTGACCGATCCGGTGCTGAGGCGTCGGTTGCATCATGTCATTTGGGAAAATCAGCGCGCCCGGTTGGCGCCCGGGCTCCTGATGCAGGCTCGACTGGCCGAATTCGGGGAATGGATGCGCCGGTCGCACGAATCGCTGCGGGATGATTATGAGGTGACCGGGCCGGAGTTGGACACGCTGGCGGAAAGCGCCTGGCTCGTACCCGGATGTATCGGCAGTCGCATGACGGGGGCCGGATTTGGCGGCTCGACCGTTTCCCTGGTGGAAACGGCGGCGCTGGACCGCTTTCAGGCGACGGTGGGTGAACGTTACCGCCGTCGTTTCGGTTATGATCCGACGTTCTTGGTGACCGATTTGGGGCCGGGGGTACACGCGGTAAACGGGGAGGAATGGCAGGCATGA
- a CDS encoding galactose-1-phosphate uridylyltransferase (PFAM: Galactose-1-phosphate uridyl transferase, C-terminal domain; Galactose-1-phosphate uridyl transferase, N-terminal domain~TIGRFAM: galactose-1-phosphate uridylyltransferase, family 1~COGs: COG1085 Galactose-1-phosphate uridylyltransferase~InterPro IPR001937:IPR005849:IPR005850~KEGG: aac:Aaci_2324 galactose-1-phosphate uridylyltransferase~PFAM: Galactose-1-phosphate uridyl transferase, N-terminal; Galactose-1-phosphate uridyl transferase, C-terminal~PRIAM: UDP-glucose--hexose-1-phosphate uridylyltransferase~SPTR: Galactose-1-phosphate uridylyltransferase;~TIGRFAM: Galactose-1-phosphate uridyl transferase, class I), with translation MAELRYNPILRDWTMVAANRQLRPDMPATACPFCPGSGRVPDQYEVFIYDNDFPVLSPQPGPVAEGFSDLYRARPAYGKCEVVLYSSDHQAALSRLSPAHLEAVVRLWRSRYEALAADPNHQYILIFENRGREVGATISHPHGQIYAYPFIPLKIRTELEACYDHHWVTGRCLVCDIHAAEVADGRRVVAVNERFAAYVPYFTDFPYGVWITPTRHVADLRRFNEAEEHDLAEILGWVTRGMDALYNREFPYMMVLHQTPPQRSDTEPFYHFHIEFYPPLRAADKIKFLSSSETGAGAAANPSLVEETAPLLRAAIDRVRGTSR, from the coding sequence ATGGCTGAATTACGATATAACCCGATATTGCGCGATTGGACGATGGTGGCCGCCAACCGCCAATTGAGACCGGATATGCCGGCCACCGCCTGCCCTTTTTGTCCGGGGTCGGGACGGGTGCCCGATCAGTACGAGGTATTTATCTATGATAATGATTTTCCGGTTTTGTCTCCCCAACCGGGTCCGGTAGCCGAAGGGTTCTCCGATCTTTATCGGGCCCGGCCGGCTTACGGGAAATGTGAAGTGGTGCTGTATTCCTCCGATCACCAGGCGGCGCTCTCGCGGTTATCGCCGGCGCACCTGGAGGCCGTCGTGCGACTCTGGCGATCGCGCTATGAAGCGCTCGCGGCCGATCCGAACCATCAATATATTCTGATCTTCGAAAATCGCGGGCGGGAAGTGGGAGCCACCATCTCCCACCCCCATGGGCAAATCTATGCTTACCCGTTTATTCCGCTCAAAATCCGGACCGAGTTGGAGGCGTGTTACGATCACCATTGGGTGACCGGCCGCTGTTTGGTATGTGACATTCATGCCGCCGAAGTCGCGGACGGTCGTCGGGTGGTTGCGGTTAACGAGCGTTTTGCCGCCTATGTGCCGTATTTTACGGATTTTCCGTATGGGGTGTGGATTACTCCGACGCGGCACGTGGCGGATCTCAGGCGGTTTAACGAGGCCGAAGAACACGATTTGGCCGAAATCCTCGGGTGGGTGACGCGCGGCATGGATGCCCTTTACAATCGGGAATTTCCCTATATGATGGTTCTTCACCAAACGCCGCCGCAGCGGTCGGACACGGAGCCGTTTTATCATTTTCACATTGAATTTTATCCCCCTTTGCGGGCAGCGGATAAAATCAAATTTCTCTCCTCGTCCGAGACCGGCGCCGGTGCGGCGGCCAATCCGTCGTTAGTCGAGGAGACGGCCCCGTTATTACGCGCGGCGATTGATCGGGTACGGGGGACGAGCCGATGA
- a CDS encoding Beta-glucosidase (PFAM: Glycosyl hydrolase family 3 C terminal domain; Glycosyl hydrolase family 3 N terminal domain~COGs: COG1472 Beta-glucosidase-related glycosidase~InterPro IPR001764:IPR002772~KEGG: tbo:Thebr_2099 glycoside hydrolase family 3 domain-containing protein~PFAM: Glycoside hydrolase, family 3, C-terminal; Glycoside hydrolase, family 3, N-terminal~PRIAM: Beta-glucosidase~SPTR: Glycoside hydrolase, family 3 domain protein) — protein MTEIDERVARLVADMTLEEKVAQLSAVWVYEILDGLEFSEDKARVLFRHGIGQITRIGGASNLPPEASARLANQIQTFLREQTRLKIPALVHEEACSGYMAQGATLFPQAIGVASSWNPDVVFRMADVIRQQMRAVGSHQALAPLLDITRDARWGRMEETFGEDSLLTATLGIAFIQGLQTAGWPDRIVATGKHFAGYGFSEGGMNWAPAHIPVRELFEMVLLPFEAAIKEAGLESVMPAYHELDGVPLHAHVGLLREILREAWGFQGTTVSDYFAVAMLEDYHHVAPDRTAAAHMALEAGVDVELPNRDAYGEPLLAAVKSGRIPVSRLDQAVSRVLRQKVALGLFENPWVDEARVYQVFNRPENDRLALEVARESIVLLKNEGQLLPLPKAGLRLAVIGPNANSVRNLMGDYAFPCHIESLIEMREQGNVFSQPLPESLTLDGVLGDMPTIYHAIRQKVGNPDDVVYRAGCSVTGSDRTGFEAAVAVAQNADVAILVVGDKAGLTLECTTGESRDRTDLSLPGVQEALVEAICQTGTPVVVVLINGRPVTGDWIDKVDALVEAWLPGGQGATAVADVLFGDYNPAGRLAVSYPRTVGQVPVYYNHTPSGGRSHWHGDYVDSSATPRFPFGYGLSYTQFAYAESTARLDWHADDPLSSEVHVAVQMENVGARAGDEVVQVYVHMPSDTVTRPVKELKAYARVPLEPGSQKTLRFILPLEILAYYHPTGAWAVDPGTLDVWIGSSSEHIRAHHRLTVPERVIWPQRNRFTFRIAHS, from the coding sequence ATGACCGAAATTGATGAGCGGGTAGCCCGGCTAGTAGCCGATATGACCCTGGAAGAAAAAGTGGCGCAATTAAGTGCGGTCTGGGTTTATGAGATTTTGGACGGGTTGGAGTTTTCCGAAGACAAAGCGCGGGTGCTTTTCCGGCATGGCATTGGGCAAATCACCCGGATTGGCGGGGCGAGCAATTTGCCGCCGGAGGCGAGCGCGCGCTTGGCCAACCAAATCCAGACCTTTTTGCGTGAGCAGACGCGTTTAAAGATCCCGGCTTTGGTCCATGAAGAGGCTTGCAGCGGATATATGGCGCAGGGAGCGACTTTATTTCCGCAGGCGATTGGGGTGGCCAGCAGTTGGAATCCGGATGTGGTGTTTCGCATGGCGGATGTCATCCGCCAACAAATGCGCGCCGTAGGATCCCACCAAGCATTGGCGCCCTTGTTGGACATCACCCGCGATGCCCGTTGGGGCCGAATGGAGGAAACGTTCGGAGAGGATTCCTTATTGACCGCAACTCTCGGCATAGCGTTTATCCAGGGCCTCCAAACGGCGGGCTGGCCAGACCGCATCGTGGCCACGGGCAAGCATTTTGCGGGTTACGGCTTTTCCGAAGGGGGAATGAATTGGGCTCCGGCCCACATTCCGGTGCGGGAGCTGTTTGAGATGGTGTTACTGCCGTTTGAGGCGGCGATTAAAGAGGCCGGATTGGAGTCGGTGATGCCGGCGTACCATGAGCTTGACGGGGTGCCGCTGCATGCGCATGTCGGCCTTTTACGGGAGATATTGCGCGAGGCATGGGGATTTCAAGGAACCACCGTGTCGGACTATTTTGCCGTCGCCATGCTCGAGGATTATCATCATGTGGCGCCTGATCGGACGGCGGCAGCGCACATGGCTTTAGAAGCCGGAGTCGATGTGGAATTGCCCAATCGGGATGCCTATGGCGAGCCGTTGTTAGCCGCGGTAAAAAGCGGACGGATTCCCGTGAGCCGCTTGGACCAGGCGGTATCCCGGGTTTTACGGCAAAAAGTGGCGTTAGGTTTGTTCGAAAATCCGTGGGTGGACGAGGCCCGGGTGTACCAAGTGTTTAACCGACCGGAAAACGATCGGCTGGCATTAGAAGTGGCCCGTGAATCCATCGTCTTGTTAAAAAACGAAGGGCAGTTATTGCCCTTGCCCAAGGCGGGGCTTCGTTTGGCCGTCATCGGACCTAACGCCAATTCGGTGCGAAATCTCATGGGTGATTATGCGTTTCCCTGTCATATCGAGTCTTTAATCGAGATGCGCGAGCAAGGAAACGTCTTTTCCCAGCCTTTGCCGGAATCCCTGACCCTGGACGGGGTATTAGGCGATATGCCCACCATCTATCACGCGATCCGGCAAAAGGTCGGCAACCCCGACGATGTGGTGTATCGTGCCGGGTGTTCCGTCACCGGCAGCGATCGCACGGGATTTGAGGCCGCGGTGGCAGTCGCCCAAAATGCCGACGTGGCGATTTTGGTCGTGGGGGATAAGGCGGGGCTGACGTTGGAATGCACTACCGGGGAGTCGCGCGACCGCACGGATCTTTCGTTACCGGGGGTCCAAGAGGCCTTAGTCGAGGCAATCTGTCAAACCGGGACTCCGGTGGTGGTGGTGTTGATCAACGGGCGACCGGTGACGGGAGACTGGATCGACAAAGTGGATGCCCTAGTGGAGGCTTGGCTGCCCGGAGGTCAAGGAGCCACGGCGGTGGCCGACGTTTTGTTCGGGGATTATAATCCGGCCGGGCGTCTGGCGGTCAGTTATCCGCGCACGGTCGGCCAGGTGCCAGTATATTATAACCACACCCCGTCGGGCGGGCGGTCGCATTGGCATGGGGATTATGTCGACTCATCGGCGACGCCGCGCTTTCCGTTCGGATACGGCCTTTCTTACACCCAATTTGCCTATGCCGAGAGTACGGCTCGGCTGGATTGGCATGCCGACGATCCGCTGTCCTCCGAAGTTCATGTGGCGGTACAGATGGAAAACGTCGGTGCCCGGGCCGGCGACGAAGTGGTGCAAGTCTACGTGCATATGCCGTCGGACACCGTGACGCGACCGGTCAAGGAACTGAAGGCGTATGCCCGGGTGCCGTTAGAGCCGGGGAGTCAAAAGACGTTACGGTTTATCTTGCCGCTCGAAATCTTGGCCTATTATCATCCGACCGGCGCTTGGGCGGTTGATCCGGGAACCCTGGATGTCTGGATCGGCAGTTCTTCCGAACACATCCGCGCACATCATCGACTCACCGTGCCTGAGCGTGTCATTTGGCCCCAACGAAACCGGTTCACTTTTCGGATTGCGCACTCATGA